AACGACGGCTTACAAAGCTGTTTGCCTCAAAGGAAGCTGTAAAAGTAAACCTTCGGGGCAACTTGTCATTACCGTTTCCGTTCCGGCTACCCCAATCGTTGAAGCTGATAAAAATAAAATATGTTTAGGCGATTCTGTCGTTCTGACAACCCGCGGATGTGTCGGTGAAGTGATATGGTCCAATGGAATGATGGGTAAAACGATTACCGTTCATCCCATAGCCACGGCTAAGTACACCGCTACATGTCGCACAGAAGGCTGTGTCAGCTGCTTTGCCGATGATATTATTATTGCTGTTATGGGAGGTGAGCCATTGTTCTTAAAGGCATCACAACCTATTATTTGCCAAGGTCAAAGCAGTATTTTATCAGCCACCGGCAACTGTGCCGGTCAGATAAAATGGTCGACAAACGAAACCGGGCGGACCATTACGGTCAGACCGGAACACACGACCGACTATTGGGCACTTTGTGAAGCGGAAGGCTGTGTGGCGGTCAAAAGCTCTCTCAGCATTCAGGTTTCTCCCCCTTCGGCACCCATCGTCAACGCTGATAAACGCATTATCTGCGCAGGTGAATTATTGACTCTTTCAGCTGAAGGTTGCGTTGGGACCGTGATATGGAGCAATAAAATGGAGGGCTCCACCATCAGTGTTACTCCAACGGAAACCATCGGTTATACGGCTCTGTGTGAGCAGGGTACGTGCCGAAGCAGCGAATCATCGCGCATCATTGTTACGGTTCAAGGATCCGTTCCTTTAAAACCTCAAGTAGTAACTGAATTAAAAAACGAATGCCCTTTCACGACCGTAGATCTATCCTCCGCCATCAAATCGCAAGCGTTCCCCGATGTCATTCACGAAGCACATATGAGTAATTCTCCAAGCTCACCTTTGGTAACTGAGGTGGGAGCAATTGCTGAAAACCGTACCTACTATTTATTTGCCCGTACCAAAGAAGGTTGTTATAGTGAATCTTCTTTGGTCAACATAGTTATTAATGCCTGCCAAAACCCACTTCCCGGCTGTGCCACTAATCCTGCCACCGCAACCATCGTAAAAACAGAACTAACCGCTTCGGGTAATTTTTCGCTGGAAGGAAAACTAGGCGGCATAGCTTCCAACGGACAGTGGAAAAGCAACGGTACGGGTACCTTTAATACGGCGTCCGGTTTGTCCGTGATTTATACTCCTTCTCCCGAAGACCGTCAGGCAGGGAATGTTTCTATCCAATTTTCCAGCGACGACCCTGATGGCGACGGCCCCTGCAAAGCAGGTGTTGAAGTAAAAGAATTAAAAATTAAAGCAATGCCCGTGCATCCCAAAGAAATGATCGGCGTTAATAAATTAGTGAAAAGCTGGTCTCGTATCGCCACGAATCTGTTTGAAATTGAATATACCCTCCAGATCGTCAACATGGGAAAAAGTAACCTGACCGCCGTTCAGCTCACAGACAGTTTAGATAAG
Above is a window of Runella slithyformis DSM 19594 DNA encoding:
- a CDS encoding gliding motility-associated C-terminal domain-containing protein, with product MYPTQTTAYKAVCLKGSCKSKPSGQLVITVSVPATPIVEADKNKICLGDSVVLTTRGCVGEVIWSNGMMGKTITVHPIATAKYTATCRTEGCVSCFADDIIIAVMGGEPLFLKASQPIICQGQSSILSATGNCAGQIKWSTNETGRTITVRPEHTTDYWALCEAEGCVAVKSSLSIQVSPPSAPIVNADKRIICAGELLTLSAEGCVGTVIWSNKMEGSTISVTPTETIGYTALCEQGTCRSSESSRIIVTVQGSVPLKPQVVTELKNECPFTTVDLSSAIKSQAFPDVIHEAHMSNSPSSPLVTEVGAIAENRTYYLFARTKEGCYSESSLVNIVINACQNPLPGCATNPATATIVKTELTASGNFSLEGKLGGIASNGQWKSNGTGTFNTASGLSVIYTPSPEDRQAGNVSIQFSSDDPDGDGPCKAGVEVKELKIKAMPVHPKEMIGVNKLVKSWSRIATNLFEIEYTLQIVNMGKSNLTAVQLTDSLDKVFKNGAVITQKPIVKTADLPTNTLKAGGLDTTFTGQNGNYTLLTQEAGALLPAQTWTLHIKTVVNIANAADSIFYNTAYAHATDVNGILCADQSVNGNWPDLNQNEDPTDDAFPTALSLNSLRDTGNDFFIPEGFSPNSDGINDFLIVKKPEGITVSLEVYNRWGGLVYQSNDYKNNWNGGIAAQNNVSAGTYFYVVRFSDGREFSKFLTINR